A genomic window from Scomber scombrus chromosome 18, fScoSco1.1, whole genome shotgun sequence includes:
- the psmc3ip gene encoding homologous-pairing protein 2 homolog isoform X2, translated as MASKRYILQIRSVYSYVSDADLKAMDSQISELSAEVQSLTQSCKQLDAELKELNSSLTTEEMISEIRELKAECSGYRARLEKIKSATNHVTPEEKEKVYKDRDVYVKEWRKRKRLASDMINAILEGYPKSKKEFLDEVGVETDEDCKVAVPST; from the exons ATGGCAAGCAAAAGATATATTTTGCAGATCAGGTCAGTCTATTCTT ATGTGAGTGATGCAGACCTGAAGGCAATGGACAGTCAGATCTCAGAGCTCAGTGCGGAGGTGCAGTCCCTCACCCAGAGCTGCAAACAGCTGGATGCAG AGCTCAAAGAACTCAATAGTTCCTTGACAACAGAGGAAATGATCTCAGAGATCCGAGAGCTGAAAGCGGAGTGTTCTGGGTACAGAGCACGTCTGGAGAAGATAAAGTCGGCCACAAATCACGTCACaccagaagagaaagagaag gtttaTAAAGACAGAGATGTTTATGTGAAagagtggaggaagaggaagagattG GCTTCAGACATGATAAATGCAATCCTGGAGGGATATCCTAAGAGCAAAAAGGAGTTCCTG GATGAGGTTGGAGTGGAAACCGATGAGGACTGTAAGGTGGCTGTTCCAAgtacatga
- the psmc3ip gene encoding homologous-pairing protein 2 homolog isoform X1 translates to MSKKDSGATVILAYLNEKNRPYSAQDVFCNLQKEHGLGKTAVVKAMELLALEGKIKEKVYGKQKIYFADQAQFKDVSDADLKAMDSQISELSAEVQSLTQSCKQLDAELKELNSSLTTEEMISEIRELKAECSGYRARLEKIKSATNHVTPEEKEKVYKDRDVYVKEWRKRKRLASDMINAILEGYPKSKKEFLDEVGVETDEDCKVAVPST, encoded by the exons ATGAGTAAAAAGGATAGCG GTGCCACTGTCATCCTTGCCTATCTGAATGAGAAGAACCGCCCCTACAGTGCTCAGGATGTCTTCTGTAATCTCCAAAAGGAGCATGGATTGGGGAAAACG GCAGTGGTCAAAGCCATGGAGCTGTTGGCCCTTGAGGGCAAGATAAAGGAGAAGGTGTATGGCAAGCAAAAGATATATTTTGCAGATCAG GCTCAGTTTAAAGATGTGAGTGATGCAGACCTGAAGGCAATGGACAGTCAGATCTCAGAGCTCAGTGCGGAGGTGCAGTCCCTCACCCAGAGCTGCAAACAGCTGGATGCAG AGCTCAAAGAACTCAATAGTTCCTTGACAACAGAGGAAATGATCTCAGAGATCCGAGAGCTGAAAGCGGAGTGTTCTGGGTACAGAGCACGTCTGGAGAAGATAAAGTCGGCCACAAATCACGTCACaccagaagagaaagagaag gtttaTAAAGACAGAGATGTTTATGTGAAagagtggaggaagaggaagagattG GCTTCAGACATGATAAATGCAATCCTGGAGGGATATCCTAAGAGCAAAAAGGAGTTCCTG GATGAGGTTGGAGTGGAAACCGATGAGGACTGTAAGGTGGCTGTTCCAAgtacatga